The following proteins are co-located in the Spirosoma montaniterrae genome:
- a CDS encoding type II toxin-antitoxin system RelE family toxin — MKIQSHGSFERDLKKLPDAVLDEIEKIYVAIEEAQSLNDLTYSVRKMEGNKKLKAFRLRLGENSDYRIGFYLEGDTVVLSRILNRKDIYKKFPPKK; from the coding sequence ATGAAAATACAATCACATGGCTCATTCGAGCGGGATTTGAAGAAGTTACCTGATGCTGTGCTTGATGAAATTGAGAAGATATACGTAGCAATCGAAGAAGCCCAATCATTAAACGACTTGACCTATTCTGTCAGGAAGATGGAAGGAAACAAGAAGCTAAAAGCCTTTCGGCTGCGGCTGGGTGAAAATAGCGATTATCGAATTGGGTTTTATCTGGAAGGTGACACCGTCGTTCTATCACGAATATTGAATCGAAAAGATATCTACAAAAAATTTCCTCCCAAGAAGTAG
- a CDS encoding alpha/beta fold hydrolase: MSYIKAGTDAQGNDVKLFYTDHGTGNPVVLIHGWPLSHEMWDYQLAELPKHNMRVVAYDRRGFGKSTQTWDGYDYDTFAADLKAVLDELDLHNVTLVGFSMGGGEIARYMARYGGARVARVAFVGSVTPYLLKTNDNPDGVDKGTFDTMVENINKDRADFLQTFSKQFYGVNLISHPVSQAHLNGDFARAYVASHKATVDCVRAFSETDFRHDLTQIHVPTLIIHGDSDKTVPIESSGELTANAIPNAHYIVYDGAPHGLFYTEKDRLNQDIIAFVQEGISTGRTVGATTY; this comes from the coding sequence ATGAGCTACATCAAAGCGGGCACCGATGCCCAGGGCAACGACGTTAAACTGTTTTACACCGATCACGGAACGGGCAACCCCGTTGTACTGATTCACGGATGGCCGCTGAGCCACGAAATGTGGGATTATCAATTAGCCGAACTGCCCAAACACAACATGCGCGTGGTGGCCTACGACCGCCGGGGCTTCGGCAAATCGACCCAAACCTGGGATGGTTACGATTACGATACGTTTGCCGCTGATTTGAAAGCCGTCCTGGATGAGCTTGACCTACACAATGTTACGCTCGTTGGCTTCTCGATGGGTGGGGGCGAAATAGCCCGTTACATGGCCCGTTACGGCGGTGCCCGCGTGGCCCGCGTGGCGTTTGTAGGTTCGGTGACACCCTATCTGCTCAAAACCAACGATAATCCTGATGGCGTTGACAAGGGCACGTTCGATACAATGGTCGAGAACATTAATAAAGACCGGGCCGACTTCCTGCAAACGTTCAGTAAGCAGTTCTACGGCGTTAATTTAATTAGCCACCCGGTTAGTCAGGCGCATTTAAATGGCGATTTTGCGCGGGCCTACGTGGCTTCGCACAAGGCAACCGTCGATTGTGTACGGGCGTTTTCAGAGACCGACTTCCGGCACGACCTGACGCAAATTCACGTGCCAACGCTGATTATTCATGGCGATTCGGACAAAACCGTACCCATCGAATCGTCGGGCGAACTGACAGCCAATGCCATTCCAAACGCACATTACATTGTGTACGACGGTGCGCCACACGGCTTGTTTTACACGGAAAAAGATCGGCTCAATCAG